A window from Streptomyces sp. NBC_00271 encodes these proteins:
- the pheT gene encoding phenylalanine--tRNA ligase subunit beta, with translation MRVPLSWLREYVDLPATETGRDVQAKLISAGLEVETVEQLGADLKGPLVVGQVQSIEELEGFKKPIRFCLVDVGTANGTGELQEIVCGARNFAVGDKVVVVLPGAVLPGNFAIAARQTYGKTSHGMICSGDELGMGDDGSGGIIVLPPEIEVGTDAIELLQLVDEVLDIAVTPDRGYALSMRGVAREAAIAYGLPLMDPALLDVPAPNAFGYPVRVSDPMGCDRFTARTVTGLDPETLSPIWLRRRLQKAGMRPISLAVDITNYVMLELGQPLHAYDRTRVQGAIGVRRAEQGEKLTTLDGVTRTLDAEDLVITDDRGAIGLAGVMGGANTEIDDTEGTTTEVVIEAAHFEALSIARTARRHKLASEASKRFERGVDPQAASAAAQRTVDLLVLLAGGTADAGVTEVIAPSAPHSITIPANHPDKVAGVDYGRETVVRRLQQVGCDVYGQDELIVTVPSWRPDLTDPNDLAEEVIRLEGYENLPSTLPKPPAGLGLTGRQRLHRRIGRALAGAGYVEALNYPFIGEHVFDQLGLAADDPKRKVVKLVNPLSDEEPALRTTLLPGLLHALRRNDGRGSHDLALFETGLVFQPQDELRVAGRLPVDRRPTDEEIASLTAALPVQPQHAAVVLAGAREQAGWWGKGRPADWADAIEAARSLAREAGTELLVRSGQYGPWHPGRCAELAVVVDGQEKVIGYAGELHPGVLKTLGLPARTCAMELDLDALEQASAGLPKGPKISTFPVATQDVALVVDKTVPHVDVEAALREGAGELLESIRLFDVYENSEQLGEGKKSLAYALRFRADDRTLTVDEASAARDVAVALAAERTGAVLRS, from the coding sequence ATGCGGGTCCCGCTTTCTTGGCTGCGGGAGTACGTCGACCTGCCGGCGACGGAGACCGGCCGCGACGTCCAGGCCAAGCTCATTTCGGCAGGCCTCGAGGTCGAGACCGTCGAGCAGCTCGGCGCCGACCTCAAGGGTCCCCTGGTCGTCGGCCAGGTGCAGTCCATCGAGGAGCTGGAGGGCTTCAAGAAGCCCATCCGCTTCTGCCTCGTCGACGTCGGCACCGCCAACGGCACGGGTGAGCTCCAGGAGATCGTCTGCGGCGCCCGCAACTTCGCCGTCGGTGACAAGGTCGTCGTGGTCCTGCCCGGCGCCGTGCTGCCCGGCAACTTCGCGATCGCCGCGCGCCAGACGTACGGCAAGACCTCGCACGGCATGATCTGCTCCGGTGACGAGCTGGGCATGGGCGACGACGGCAGCGGCGGCATCATCGTCCTGCCGCCGGAGATCGAGGTGGGCACCGACGCGATCGAGCTGCTCCAGCTCGTCGACGAGGTCCTCGACATCGCCGTCACGCCCGACCGCGGCTACGCCCTGTCGATGCGTGGCGTGGCCCGCGAGGCCGCCATCGCCTACGGCCTGCCGCTGATGGACCCCGCGCTGCTCGACGTACCGGCCCCGAACGCGTTCGGCTACCCGGTGCGGGTCTCCGACCCGATGGGCTGCGACCGCTTCACCGCGCGGACGGTGACGGGCCTCGACCCCGAGACCCTCTCGCCGATCTGGCTGCGCCGCCGCCTCCAGAAGGCGGGCATGCGCCCGATCTCGCTCGCCGTCGACATCACCAACTACGTGATGCTGGAGCTCGGCCAGCCCCTGCACGCGTACGACCGCACCCGCGTCCAGGGTGCGATCGGTGTGCGCCGGGCCGAGCAGGGCGAGAAGCTCACCACCCTCGACGGCGTCACGCGCACGCTGGACGCCGAGGACCTGGTCATCACCGACGACCGCGGCGCCATCGGCCTCGCGGGCGTCATGGGCGGCGCGAACACGGAGATCGACGACACCGAGGGCACCACCACCGAGGTCGTCATCGAGGCCGCGCACTTCGAGGCGCTCTCGATCGCCCGCACCGCCCGCCGTCACAAGCTGGCCTCCGAGGCGTCCAAGCGCTTCGAGCGCGGCGTCGACCCGCAGGCCGCCTCCGCCGCCGCGCAGCGCACGGTCGACCTCCTCGTCCTCCTCGCCGGCGGCACCGCCGACGCCGGGGTCACCGAGGTCATCGCACCCTCCGCGCCGCACAGCATCACCATCCCGGCGAACCACCCGGACAAGGTGGCCGGTGTCGACTACGGCCGCGAGACCGTCGTCCGCCGCCTCCAGCAGGTCGGCTGCGACGTCTACGGGCAGGACGAGCTGATCGTCACCGTGCCGTCCTGGCGGCCCGACCTGACGGACCCGAACGACCTGGCCGAAGAGGTCATCCGGCTCGAGGGCTACGAGAACCTGCCCTCGACCCTGCCGAAGCCCCCCGCGGGCCTGGGTCTGACCGGCCGGCAGCGGCTGCACCGTCGGATCGGCCGCGCGCTGGCCGGCGCCGGATACGTCGAGGCGCTGAACTACCCGTTCATCGGCGAGCACGTCTTCGACCAGCTCGGCCTCGCCGCCGACGACCCGAAGCGCAAGGTCGTCAAGCTGGTCAACCCGCTCTCCGACGAGGAGCCCGCGCTCCGTACGACGCTGCTGCCTGGCCTGCTGCACGCCCTGCGCCGCAACGACGGCCGCGGCAGCCACGACCTGGCGCTCTTCGAGACCGGACTCGTCTTCCAGCCGCAGGACGAACTGCGCGTCGCGGGCCGCCTGCCCGTCGACCGCCGTCCCACCGACGAGGAGATCGCGTCCCTCACGGCCGCGCTCCCCGTCCAGCCCCAGCACGCCGCCGTCGTCCTCGCGGGCGCCCGCGAGCAGGCCGGCTGGTGGGGCAAGGGCCGCCCGGCCGACTGGGCCGACGCGATCGAGGCCGCGCGCTCGCTGGCCCGCGAGGCGGGGACCGAACTCCTCGTCCGCTCCGGCCAGTACGGGCCGTGGCACCCGGGTCGCTGCGCCGAACTGGCCGTCGTCGTCGACGGCCAGGAGAAGGTCATCGGGTACGCCGGTGAGCTGCACCCCGGCGTCCTGAAGACCCTGGGTCTGCCCGCGCGCACCTGTGCGATGGAGCTCGACCTGGACGCGCTGGAGCAGGCGAGCGCGGGCCTCCCCAAGGGCCCGAAGATCTCGACCTTCCCGGTCGCCACCCAGGACGTCGCTCTGGTCGTCGACAAGACCGTCCCGCACGTGGACGTCGAGGCGGCGCTGCGCGAGGGCGCGGGTGAACTCCTGGAGTCCATCCGGCTGTTCGACGTCTACGAGAACAGTGAGCAGCTCGGAGAGGGCAAGAAGTCCCTGGCCTACGCGCTGCGGTTCCGCGCCGACGACCGCACGCTGACCGTCGACGAGGCCTCCGCGGCGCGTGACGTGGCCGTGGCGCTCGCCGCTGAGCGCACGGGGGCGGTGTTGCGGAGCTAG
- the pheS gene encoding phenylalanine--tRNA ligase subunit alpha, which produces MSAPNKSYDPVEVEALKPEEIERMRDEALAAFAAAGDLDALQEAKVAHTGGTSPLALANREIGALPPHAKAAAGKLVGQARGAVNKALGARQAELEAERDARVLVEEAVDVTLPYDRVPAGARHPLTTMMERVADVFVSMGYEIAEGPEVEAEWFNFDALNFTPDHPARQMQDTFFVEGPTGDHGESGVVLRTHTSPVQARAMLDREPPVYVVCPGRVFRTDELDATHTPVFHQIELLAVDEGLTMADLKGTLDHMVQSLFGADMKTRLRPNYFPFTEPSAEMDMLCYVCKGESVGNPDRPCRTCSSEGWIELGGCGMVNPRVLVACGVDPEKYSGFAFGFGIERMLMFRHNVEDMRDMVEGDVRFTRPFGMEI; this is translated from the coding sequence ATGTCGGCACCGAATAAGTCGTACGACCCTGTAGAGGTCGAGGCCTTGAAACCGGAAGAGATCGAGCGCATGCGGGACGAGGCGCTCGCCGCCTTCGCCGCCGCCGGTGACCTCGACGCGCTCCAGGAGGCCAAGGTCGCCCACACCGGCGGCACCTCGCCGCTGGCCCTCGCCAACCGCGAGATCGGCGCCCTGCCCCCGCATGCCAAGGCAGCCGCGGGCAAGCTGGTCGGCCAGGCGCGAGGCGCGGTGAACAAGGCCCTCGGCGCCCGCCAGGCCGAGCTGGAGGCCGAGCGTGACGCCCGGGTGCTGGTCGAGGAGGCGGTGGACGTCACGCTGCCGTACGACCGCGTACCGGCGGGCGCCCGCCACCCGCTGACCACCATGATGGAGCGCGTCGCCGACGTCTTCGTGTCCATGGGATACGAGATCGCCGAGGGCCCCGAGGTCGAGGCGGAGTGGTTCAACTTCGACGCCCTGAACTTCACGCCCGACCACCCGGCCCGGCAGATGCAGGACACCTTCTTCGTCGAGGGGCCGACGGGCGACCACGGCGAGTCCGGTGTCGTGCTGCGCACCCACACCTCGCCCGTGCAGGCCCGCGCCATGCTCGACCGCGAGCCGCCGGTCTACGTCGTCTGCCCCGGCCGGGTGTTCCGCACGGACGAGCTGGACGCCACGCACACCCCGGTCTTCCACCAGATCGAGCTCCTCGCCGTCGACGAGGGCCTGACCATGGCCGACCTCAAGGGCACCCTCGACCACATGGTCCAGTCGCTCTTCGGCGCCGACATGAAGACTCGGCTGCGCCCGAACTACTTCCCCTTCACCGAGCCGTCCGCCGAGATGGACATGCTCTGCTACGTCTGCAAGGGCGAGTCCGTCGGCAACCCCGACCGCCCCTGCCGGACCTGCTCCTCCGAGGGCTGGATCGAGCTGGGCGGCTGCGGCATGGTCAACCCGCGGGTGCTGGTCGCCTGTGGCGTCGACCCGGAGAAGTACAGCGGATTCGCCTTCGGGTTCGGCATCGAGCGGATGCTGATGTTCCGCCACAACGTCGAAGACATGCGAGACATGGTCGAGGGTGACGTCCGGTTCACCCGGCCGTTCGGGATGGAGATCTGA
- a CDS encoding sensor histidine kinase, protein MGVGTSGAKSAPRARDVRDTPAPPRADQHDDRLDADHDVDHGAGLGSEPGDELGIDPDDLPDGLVIADENGRVIRFNAAAARITAVPAAAALGRHLESALPLEDLEGRRWWQLTDPYGGLAIRVGQPERNLLLPGGREVLVTARYVRTAPTGPVRRVVVSLRDTEARRRTERSHAELIATVAHELRSPLTSVKGFTATLLAKWERFTDDQKKLMLETVDADANRVTRLIAELLDISRIDSGRLEVRRQPVDIGAAVGRHIQAYVTSGQPADRFLLRIEQPLPPLWADPDKIDQVLSNLLENAVRHGEGTVTIDVTPSASPREREDGENAATSVTVSDEGTGIPEESMNRVFTRFWRGSKRGGTGLGLYIVKGIVEAHGGTITVGRAPGGGAEFRFTLPVGTPAYLL, encoded by the coding sequence ATGGGTGTCGGCACGAGCGGTGCGAAGAGCGCGCCGCGCGCACGGGACGTGCGCGACACACCCGCGCCCCCGCGCGCCGATCAGCACGACGATCGACTCGATGCCGATCATGACGTCGATCACGGTGCCGGTCTCGGGTCGGAACCGGGGGACGAACTCGGTATCGACCCCGACGACCTGCCCGACGGACTCGTCATCGCCGACGAGAACGGCCGGGTCATCCGCTTCAACGCCGCCGCCGCCCGCATCACCGCCGTCCCCGCCGCCGCCGCCCTCGGACGCCACCTGGAGTCCGCCCTTCCCCTGGAGGACCTCGAAGGCCGTCGCTGGTGGCAGCTGACCGACCCGTACGGCGGCCTCGCGATCCGCGTCGGACAGCCCGAGCGGAATCTGCTGCTCCCCGGGGGGCGCGAGGTGCTCGTCACCGCGCGCTACGTACGCACCGCGCCCACCGGGCCCGTCCGCCGCGTCGTCGTCTCGCTGCGCGACACCGAGGCCCGCCGCCGCACCGAGCGCAGTCACGCCGAGCTGATCGCCACGGTCGCCCACGAGCTGCGCTCCCCGCTCACCTCGGTCAAGGGCTTCACCGCGACCCTGCTCGCCAAGTGGGAACGCTTCACCGACGACCAGAAGAAACTCATGCTGGAGACCGTCGACGCCGACGCCAACCGGGTCACCCGGCTCATCGCCGAGCTGCTCGACATCTCCCGCATCGACTCCGGCCGACTGGAGGTGCGCCGCCAGCCCGTCGACATCGGCGCCGCCGTCGGCCGCCACATCCAGGCGTACGTCACCTCGGGCCAGCCCGCCGACCGCTTCCTGCTGCGCATCGAACAGCCCCTGCCGCCCCTGTGGGCCGACCCTGACAAGATCGACCAGGTGCTGAGCAACCTGCTCGAAAACGCGGTGCGACACGGCGAGGGAACCGTCACTATTGACGTCACGCCCTCGGCGTCCCCGCGCGAGCGTGAGGACGGCGAGAACGCGGCCACGTCGGTCACCGTGAGCGACGAGGGCACCGGCATCCCGGAGGAGTCCATGAACCGCGTCTTCACCCGCTTCTGGCGGGGCAGCAAGCGCGGCGGCACGGGCCTCGGGCTGTACATCGTCAAGGGCATCGTCGAGGCCCACGGCGGCACCATCACGGTCGGCCGCGCCCCCGGCGGCGGCGCCGAGTTCCGATTTACGTTGCCCGTGGGCACCCCGGCGTACCTGCTGTAA
- a CDS encoding TrmH family RNA methyltransferase, whose amino-acid sequence MPADPELISPRSPRVAAARRLARRNFRGKERLFLAEGPQAVREAAAHRVDGAATLVELFATVEAAERYADIVGDARAAGARVHLADEEVIADISTTVTPQGLVGVCRFLDTPFEEILAARPKLVAVLAHVRDPGNAGTVLRCADAAGAEAVVLTDASVDLYNPKAVRASVGSLFHLPVAVGVPVEAAVQGLKGAGVRILAADGAGEDDLDDELDKGTMGGPTAWVFGNEAWGLPEETRALADAVVRVPIHGKAESLNLATAAAVCLYASARAQRASGGCRSVTDS is encoded by the coding sequence ATGCCCGCCGACCCCGAGCTGATCTCCCCGCGCTCGCCGCGCGTAGCCGCCGCGCGGCGGCTCGCCCGGCGGAACTTCCGCGGCAAGGAGCGGTTGTTCCTCGCCGAGGGACCGCAGGCCGTGCGCGAGGCGGCGGCGCACCGCGTCGACGGGGCGGCCACGCTCGTCGAACTGTTCGCGACCGTCGAGGCCGCGGAGCGCTACGCCGACATCGTCGGGGACGCCCGGGCCGCCGGAGCCCGGGTGCACCTCGCCGACGAGGAGGTGATCGCCGACATCTCGACCACCGTCACTCCGCAGGGGCTCGTCGGGGTCTGCCGGTTCCTCGACACCCCGTTCGAGGAGATCCTCGCGGCCCGTCCCAAGCTCGTCGCCGTACTCGCGCACGTCCGCGACCCCGGGAACGCCGGCACGGTGCTGCGGTGCGCCGACGCCGCCGGCGCCGAAGCCGTCGTACTCACCGACGCGTCCGTCGACCTGTACAACCCCAAGGCCGTACGGGCCTCGGTCGGTTCCCTCTTTCACCTGCCGGTGGCCGTCGGTGTGCCCGTGGAGGCAGCCGTGCAGGGCCTCAAGGGCGCCGGCGTACGGATCCTCGCCGCCGACGGAGCGGGCGAGGACGACCTCGACGACGAGCTCGACAAGGGGACCATGGGCGGCCCCACCGCCTGGGTGTTCGGCAACGAGGCCTGGGGGCTCCCGGAGGAGACGCGCGCGCTGGCGGATGCCGTCGTGCGCGTACCGATCCACGGAAAGGCCGAGAGTCTGAACCTCGCGACGGCCGCCGCCGTATGTCTCTACGCGTCCGCCCGTGCACAGCGCGCCTCCGGAGGGTGCCGCTCCGTCACCGACAGCTAG
- the rplT gene encoding 50S ribosomal protein L20, with amino-acid sequence MARVKRAVNAHKKRRAILEAASGYRGQRSRLYRKAKEQVTHSLVYNYNDRKKRKGDFRQLWIQRINAAARANGITYNRFIQGLKAANIEVDRKILAELAVNDAGAFAALVEVAQKALPSDVNAPKAA; translated from the coding sequence GTGGCACGCGTCAAGCGGGCAGTCAACGCCCACAAGAAGCGCCGGGCGATCCTCGAGGCGGCCTCCGGCTACCGCGGTCAGCGTTCGCGCCTGTACCGCAAGGCCAAGGAGCAGGTCACCCACTCGCTGGTCTACAACTACAACGACCGCAAGAAGCGCAAGGGCGACTTCCGTCAGCTGTGGATCCAGCGCATCAACGCCGCTGCCCGCGCCAACGGCATCACGTACAACCGCTTCATCCAGGGTCTGAAGGCCGCGAACATCGAGGTCGACCGCAAGATCCTGGCCGAGCTGGCCGTGAACGACGCCGGTGCGTTCGCCGCGCTCGTCGAGGTCGCGCAGAAGGCGCTGCCGTCGGACGTCAACGCGCCGAAGGCCGCGTGA
- the rpmI gene encoding 50S ribosomal protein L35 — protein MPKNKSHSGASKRFKITGSGKVLRERAGKRHLLEHKSSRLTRRLTGNAEMAPGDAKKIKKLLGK, from the coding sequence ATGCCGAAGAACAAGTCGCACAGCGGTGCCAGCAAGCGCTTCAAGATCACCGGCTCCGGCAAGGTGCTCCGTGAGCGTGCCGGCAAGCGCCACCTGCTCGAGCACAAGTCGTCGCGCCTGACGCGCCGCCTCACCGGCAACGCCGAGATGGCCCCGGGCGACGCCAAGAAGATCAAGAAGCTTCTCGGCAAGTGA
- the infC gene encoding translation initiation factor IF-3: MWCYRGGSISTEPRINDRIRVPEVRLVGPSGEQVGIVPLAKALELAQEYDLDLVEVAASARPPVCKLMDYGKFKYESAMKAREARKNQAHTVIKEMKLRPKIDPHDYDTKKGHVVRFLKQGDKVKITIMFRGREQSRPELGYRLLQRLASDVEDLGFVESNPKQDGRNMIMVLGPHKKKTEAMAEAREAQAARKAEAKANPGRSQNAADGEIAEGEFAEGETSEAETAEAPAEASAEA, encoded by the coding sequence GTGTGGTGCTACCGAGGAGGATCCATCAGCACCGAGCCCCGCATTAACGACCGGATTCGCGTTCCCGAGGTGCGACTTGTCGGTCCCAGCGGCGAGCAGGTCGGGATTGTTCCGCTTGCCAAGGCGCTGGAGCTTGCGCAGGAGTACGACCTCGACCTGGTCGAGGTGGCGGCGAGCGCGCGTCCGCCGGTCTGCAAGCTCATGGACTACGGGAAGTTCAAGTACGAGTCGGCCATGAAGGCCCGTGAGGCGCGCAAGAACCAGGCGCACACGGTCATCAAGGAAATGAAGCTCCGGCCGAAGATCGACCCGCACGACTATGACACCAAAAAGGGTCACGTCGTCCGGTTCCTCAAGCAGGGCGACAAGGTCAAGATCACGATCATGTTCCGCGGTCGCGAGCAGTCCCGGCCGGAGCTCGGCTACCGACTGCTGCAGCGTCTGGCTTCGGACGTCGAGGACCTCGGGTTCGTCGAGTCGAACCCGAAGCAGGACGGCCGAAACATGATCATGGTGCTCGGTCCGCACAAGAAGAAGACCGAGGCGATGGCCGAGGCCCGTGAGGCCCAGGCGGCTCGTAAGGCGGAAGCGAAGGCCAACCCCGGTCGCTCGCAGAACGCCGCCGACGGTGAGATCGCCGAGGGTGAGTTCGCCGAGGGCGAGACCTCCGAGGCCGAGACCGCCGAGGCCCCGGCCGAGGCTTCCGCCGAGGCCTGA
- a CDS encoding DUF1844 domain-containing protein, producing MSDTPPQNPDFDSMTRDIAEVPAVEVLVTVAVNLMSAAAVKLGLTEEGDKYKDLDEARKLIHALAGLLDASATEISSFHASPLRDGLKSLQLAFREASIVPDEPGQGPGEKYTGPIYG from the coding sequence ATGAGTGACACCCCTCCCCAGAACCCCGACTTCGACAGCATGACCCGCGACATCGCCGAGGTCCCCGCGGTCGAGGTCCTCGTGACGGTCGCCGTCAACCTGATGAGCGCCGCCGCCGTGAAGCTCGGTCTGACCGAGGAGGGCGACAAGTACAAGGACCTCGACGAGGCGCGCAAGCTGATCCACGCGCTGGCCGGACTGCTCGACGCGAGCGCGACCGAGATCAGCTCCTTCCACGCGTCCCCGCTGCGCGACGGCCTGAAGTCGCTGCAGCTGGCGTTCCGCGAGGCGTCGATCGTCCCGGACGAGCCGGGCCAGGGCCCGGGCGAGAAGTACACGGGCCCGATCTACGGCTAG
- a CDS encoding SseB family protein, whose protein sequence is MANKNIPDSGFPDDDGSADPRLSAALAAWAEDRTAVGPVLEALKGARLLVPVVAVLGEVEEDENGLRHEKTSDMAVPTLKAGHRTALPAFTSTESLARWDPAARPVAVPLHQALQAAAHEKADTVVLDLAGPVPYELTGSALLALAEGRTTADPLADPAVVEAVRAAVAAEPAVLRAHLGPGQADGTLALVLDPTAAPAEAARALAGRLAADETLRARLVRGLDLALLPAGTTPPGEPLYVRQ, encoded by the coding sequence GTGGCGAACAAGAACATTCCCGACTCCGGCTTCCCCGACGACGACGGCTCGGCCGATCCCCGGCTGAGTGCGGCACTCGCGGCCTGGGCCGAGGACCGCACCGCCGTGGGGCCGGTCCTGGAGGCGCTCAAGGGCGCCCGGCTCCTCGTGCCCGTCGTGGCCGTACTCGGTGAGGTCGAGGAGGACGAGAACGGGCTGCGTCACGAGAAGACCAGCGACATGGCGGTGCCCACCCTGAAGGCGGGCCACCGCACGGCGCTGCCCGCCTTCACCTCCACCGAGTCGCTGGCCCGCTGGGACCCGGCGGCCCGCCCCGTAGCCGTACCCCTGCACCAGGCCCTGCAGGCCGCCGCGCACGAGAAGGCCGACACGGTCGTCCTCGATCTGGCCGGTCCGGTGCCGTACGAACTGACCGGCTCGGCGCTGCTCGCCCTCGCCGAGGGGCGTACGACGGCGGACCCGCTCGCCGATCCCGCCGTGGTCGAGGCGGTACGCGCCGCCGTGGCCGCCGAGCCCGCCGTACTCCGCGCCCACCTGGGCCCCGGCCAGGCCGACGGCACGCTCGCGCTGGTACTGGACCCGACCGCGGCCCCGGCCGAAGCCGCCCGCGCGCTCGCCGGGCGGCTCGCCGCCGACGAAACGCTGAGGGCCCGCCTGGTGCGCGGTCTCGACCTGGCACTGCTGCCGGCCGGGACGACGCCACCGGGCGAGCCCTTGTACGTACGTCAGTAG
- a CDS encoding serine hydrolase has translation MAPHRARRRRIRRSGRRTVVYTVVASAVLVGGTAVGAVYVKAQAHDRGSLVSSPSASSGTSSSASAASSSPSQEASVEPVTEPTVERDALLAKTMKAVALENGAAVSVAVFDLDSGEGAAYGQGAFDTASIVKVDILATLLLQAQDADRHLTAAEKTYATEMITNSDNASASTLWDIIGQADGLDAANERFGLTGTSGGDGALWGLTQTTAADQLTLLQQVFGDDSELSEASRTYLQGLMGEIAADQHWGVSAAADGTQWALKNGWLARSSTGLWDINSIGRVTVDGDQYLVAALSNGNTTKAKGISVVEAAAKAAVAAFGSA, from the coding sequence ATGGCCCCTCACAGAGCTCGTCGGCGTCGCATCCGCCGCTCCGGACGCAGGACCGTCGTCTACACCGTGGTGGCTTCCGCCGTCCTCGTGGGCGGTACGGCGGTGGGTGCCGTGTACGTGAAGGCACAGGCGCACGACCGCGGGAGCCTCGTATCCTCCCCCTCGGCATCGTCGGGTACGTCGTCCTCGGCGTCGGCCGCGTCGTCGTCCCCCAGCCAGGAGGCATCGGTGGAACCTGTGACGGAGCCCACGGTGGAGCGGGACGCCCTGCTCGCCAAGACGATGAAGGCCGTGGCGCTGGAAAACGGCGCAGCGGTCTCGGTCGCGGTGTTCGACCTCGACTCCGGCGAGGGCGCCGCCTACGGCCAGGGGGCCTTCGACACGGCCAGCATCGTCAAGGTCGACATCCTCGCGACGCTGCTGCTCCAGGCGCAGGACGCGGACCGGCATCTGACGGCGGCGGAGAAGACGTACGCCACCGAGATGATCACGAACAGCGACAACGCGTCCGCGTCCACGCTGTGGGACATCATCGGGCAGGCGGACGGTCTCGACGCCGCGAACGAGCGGTTCGGGCTGACCGGTACCTCCGGCGGGGACGGTGCGCTGTGGGGGCTGACCCAGACCACGGCGGCCGACCAGCTCACCCTGCTCCAGCAGGTGTTCGGGGACGACTCCGAACTCAGCGAGGCCTCGCGCACATATCTCCAGGGGCTGATGGGCGAGATCGCCGCCGATCAGCACTGGGGGGTGTCGGCGGCGGCCGACGGCACGCAGTGGGCCCTCAAGAACGGGTGGCTGGCGCGGAGTTCGACCGGGCTGTGGGACATCAACAGCATCGGCCGGGTCACTGTCGACGGGGACCAGTACCTGGTGGCGGCGCTGTCCAACGGCAACACGACCAAGGCCAAGGGGATCTCGGTGGTGGAGGCGGCGGCGAAGGCCGCCGTGGCCGCGTTCGGCTCCGCGTGA
- the mycP gene encoding type VII secretion-associated serine protease mycosin produces MIRRASTSGATTSGATNAAARKASRRATRRAGALSVLLAASLALLPSTAAHADGIRAQQWALDAMHTQQAWRTTKGQGITVAVLDTGVDDQHPDLVGNVLTGKDMVGFGAQRGDRAWARHGTAMAGIIAGHGHGVGNGDGVLGIAPEAKILPVRVILEDGDSARTRARNTRGNALAEGIRWATDQGADVINLSLGDDSKSAHPEPAEDAAVQYALKKGAVVVASAGNGGEKGDHISYPAAYPGVIAATAVDQNGTRASFSTRRWYATVSAPGVDVVIADPDDKYYEGWGTSAASAFVSGAVALIKAAHPDLSPAQIKKLLEDTARNAPSGGRDDSRGFGFIDPAAAIEAAGRLKPDSTHAAAYGKKYFGTGPDAAPDDNQPSGWVGPAAGGAGVVLLAASVILWRGRRFSAQDASGDVPL; encoded by the coding sequence ATGATCCGCAGGGCCAGCACCAGCGGGGCCACCACCAGCGGGGCCACCAATGCGGCCGCCCGTAAGGCATCCCGCAGGGCCACCCGGAGGGCCGGAGCCCTGAGCGTCCTGCTGGCCGCCTCCCTCGCCCTGCTCCCGTCCACCGCCGCGCACGCCGACGGCATACGTGCCCAGCAGTGGGCCCTCGACGCGATGCACACCCAGCAGGCCTGGCGCACCACGAAGGGCCAGGGCATCACGGTCGCGGTCCTCGACACGGGCGTCGACGACCAGCATCCGGACCTGGTCGGCAACGTCCTGACCGGAAAGGACATGGTCGGCTTCGGGGCGCAGCGCGGTGACCGCGCATGGGCCCGGCACGGTACCGCGATGGCCGGGATCATCGCCGGTCACGGGCACGGCGTCGGCAACGGCGACGGAGTCCTGGGCATCGCCCCCGAGGCGAAGATCCTCCCCGTCCGCGTCATCCTCGAAGACGGCGACTCGGCCCGTACGAGGGCCCGCAACACCCGTGGCAACGCCCTCGCCGAGGGCATCCGCTGGGCCACCGACCAGGGCGCCGACGTCATCAACCTCTCCCTCGGCGACGACTCCAAGTCCGCCCATCCCGAGCCCGCCGAGGACGCCGCAGTCCAGTACGCCCTGAAGAAGGGCGCGGTCGTTGTCGCCTCGGCAGGCAACGGCGGTGAGAAGGGCGACCACATCTCGTACCCGGCGGCCTACCCGGGCGTGATCGCGGCCACGGCCGTCGACCAGAACGGCACCCGCGCCTCGTTCTCCACCCGCCGCTGGTACGCCACCGTCAGCGCCCCCGGCGTCGACGTCGTCATCGCCGACCCGGACGACAAGTACTACGAGGGCTGGGGCACCAGCGCCGCCTCCGCGTTCGTCTCCGGCGCGGTCGCGCTCATCAAGGCGGCCCACCCGGACCTGTCCCCGGCGCAGATCAAGAAGCTCCTGGAGGACACCGCCCGCAACGCCCCCAGCGGCGGCCGCGACGACTCCCGCGGCTTCGGCTTCATCGACCCCGCGGCGGCCATCGAGGCTGCAGGCCGCCTCAAGCCGGACAGCACGCACGCGGCGGCGTACGGCAAGAAGTACTTCGGTACGGGCCCCGACGCCGCCCCGGACGACAACCAGCCGTCTGGCTGGGTGGGCCCGGCGGCGGGCGGCGCGGGCGTGGTCCTGCTGGCCGCGTCGGTGATCCTGTGGCGAGGCCGCAGGTTCTCAGCGCAGGACGCATCGGGCGACGTGCCCCTTTAG